One part of the Microbacterium aurugineum genome encodes these proteins:
- a CDS encoding ABC transporter ATP-binding protein → MSEVAVLDAQDVVVRYPGHPPVVAVNGVSISVAAGETVALVGESGSGKSSLARAVVGIEKIAGGAVRFRDVPVAPLGIRRRPTAMTGIQMVFQDPSTSLNPRRRVGDQIADGIATARARGEAGSTVDEWLDRVGLPTEVSTRFPHQFSGGQKQRLAIARALAARPSLLVADEPISALDASTQTSVARLMRDLVAESGAGMLFISHDLAVVRRIADRTHVMFGGRVLESGPTAPLWAAPQHPYTQALLAAIPEPDGAGRIPAAPSVDDRTVWAEVPPVTY, encoded by the coding sequence ATGAGTGAGGTCGCCGTCCTCGACGCGCAGGACGTGGTCGTGCGCTACCCGGGACATCCGCCCGTCGTCGCCGTGAACGGCGTGTCGATCAGCGTGGCCGCGGGGGAGACCGTGGCTCTGGTCGGCGAGTCCGGAAGCGGGAAGTCGAGCCTCGCCCGCGCCGTCGTCGGCATCGAGAAGATCGCGGGCGGTGCCGTCCGTTTCCGCGATGTGCCCGTCGCACCGCTCGGCATCCGTCGTCGACCGACCGCGATGACCGGTATCCAGATGGTGTTCCAGGACCCGTCCACGTCGCTGAACCCCCGACGGCGTGTGGGCGACCAGATCGCGGACGGCATCGCGACGGCACGGGCCCGCGGCGAGGCCGGATCGACGGTCGATGAATGGCTCGACCGCGTGGGGCTGCCGACCGAGGTCAGCACGCGCTTCCCCCACCAGTTCTCGGGCGGGCAGAAGCAGCGCCTCGCGATCGCGCGGGCGTTGGCTGCGCGGCCGTCGCTCCTCGTGGCCGACGAGCCGATCTCCGCCCTCGACGCCTCGACGCAGACGAGTGTCGCCCGGCTCATGCGCGACCTGGTCGCGGAGTCGGGAGCGGGGATGCTGTTCATCTCGCACGACCTCGCGGTGGTGCGACGCATCGCCGACCGGACCCACGTGATGTTCGGTGGTCGTGTGCTGGAGTCCGGGCCGACGGCGCCGCTGTGGGCCGCGCCGCAGCACCCCTACACGCAGGCGCTGCTGGCGGCGATCCCGGAACCGGACGGGGCCGGCCGCATCCCCGCAGCGCCCTCGGTCGACGACCGCACCGTGTGGGCGGAAGTGCCGCCGGTCACGTACTGA
- a CDS encoding single-stranded DNA-binding protein translates to MAGETVITVVGNLTADPELRYTQNGLPVANFTIASTPRNFDRAANEWKDGDALFLRASVWREFAEHVAGSLTKGMRVIAQGRLRQRSYQDREGNQRTAIELEVDEIGPSLRYATAQVTRAASTGGAGGGGGGQSRPAQQQVSEEPWSTPGSSTSADAWSTPGSFGDDTPF, encoded by the coding sequence ATGGCTGGCGAAACCGTCATCACCGTGGTGGGAAACCTCACGGCCGACCCCGAGCTGCGCTACACGCAGAACGGGCTGCCGGTGGCGAACTTCACCATCGCTTCGACGCCTCGGAACTTCGACCGCGCTGCGAATGAGTGGAAGGACGGCGATGCGCTGTTCCTCCGTGCATCCGTGTGGCGCGAGTTCGCCGAGCACGTGGCGGGCTCGCTGACGAAGGGCATGCGCGTCATCGCGCAGGGCCGTCTGCGTCAGCGCTCCTACCAGGACCGCGAGGGCAACCAGCGCACCGCGATCGAGCTGGAGGTCGACGAGATCGGCCCCTCGCTCCGGTACGCGACCGCTCAGGTCACGCGCGCGGCCTCGACCGGCGGTGCCGGTGGTGGCGGCGGCGGACAGTCTCGCCCCGCGCAGCAGCAGGTGTCGGAGGAGCCGTGGTCCACGCCCGGCTCGTCGACCAGCGCGGATGCCTGGAGCACTCCGGGCAGCTTCGGCGACGACACTCCGTTCTG
- a CDS encoding ABC transporter permease, which translates to MSRIAAATPAGRFRFRWPRAWRTPLGIIGTVIAGAWVIVAFTAQWWVPYPPNAQVLPRLQAPGIDTLLGTDGNGRDIFSRLMTGATVSLPLALMLVIAAMIIGTVIGAVAGYFGGWVDETLMRITDLFMAFPTVILAMVVAASLGPSLFNAVIAAIVVSWPQYSRVTRSIVLGLRGQNYVIAGRLLGHSPVRTLVVDILPNIAGPILVLATLDIGAAILLLSGLSFLGLGAQPPTAEWGSMISAAMQNFDAWWLGVFPGLAILTVVLAFNFLGDAMRDVLDPTAEITHEKADEHAASATGATA; encoded by the coding sequence ATGAGCCGCATCGCCGCCGCCACCCCGGCCGGTCGCTTCCGCTTCCGCTGGCCCCGAGCCTGGCGCACCCCGCTCGGCATCATCGGCACCGTCATCGCGGGCGCCTGGGTCATCGTGGCCTTCACCGCCCAGTGGTGGGTGCCGTATCCGCCGAACGCGCAGGTGCTGCCCCGTCTGCAGGCACCGGGGATCGACACGCTCCTCGGCACCGACGGCAACGGCCGCGACATCTTCTCCCGGCTGATGACGGGCGCGACGGTGAGCCTTCCGCTCGCGCTCATGCTCGTGATCGCCGCCATGATCATCGGCACGGTCATCGGCGCCGTCGCCGGGTACTTCGGCGGCTGGGTCGACGAGACCCTGATGCGCATCACCGATCTGTTCATGGCGTTCCCGACCGTGATCCTGGCCATGGTGGTCGCGGCTTCGCTCGGACCTTCCCTCTTCAACGCGGTGATCGCCGCGATCGTCGTGTCCTGGCCGCAGTACTCGCGTGTCACACGGAGCATCGTGCTGGGGCTGCGCGGGCAGAACTACGTGATCGCGGGCCGGCTCCTCGGACACTCGCCGGTGCGCACGCTGGTCGTCGACATCCTGCCGAACATCGCCGGCCCGATCCTGGTCCTGGCCACGCTCGACATCGGCGCGGCCATCCTCCTCCTCTCCGGACTCTCCTTCCTCGGTCTCGGTGCACAGCCGCCGACGGCGGAGTGGGGGTCGATGATCTCCGCAGCGATGCAGAACTTCGACGCCTGGTGGCTCGGGGTGTTCCCGGGCCTCGCGATCCTCACGGTCGTGCTGGCGTTCAACTTCCTCGGTGACGCGATGCGCGACGTGCTCGACCCGACCGCGGAGATCACGCACGAGAAAGCCGACGAGCACGCGGCATCGGCGACGGGGGCGACGGCATGA
- a CDS encoding ABC transporter ATP-binding protein, which produces MSAQGATVLRIRDLTIDIGRPLVKGVSLELEAGRVQGLAGESGSGKTLTSLAVLGLLPRQARTGGSILLGDEELVGLRRRALNRVRGKRIAMVFQDPSASLHPQLPVGRQLTDHMRVHLGLTGAAARARAVELLETVQVPNPAEALKRYPHQFSGGQRQRIAIACALACDPEVLLADEPTTALDVTVQAGILKLLRDLAVERNLAVLLVTHDLGVMSAIADRVAVMKDGRIVELADRETLFLDPQHDYTRMLLAALPGSRVDEAPEQESADE; this is translated from the coding sequence ATGAGCGCCCAGGGAGCCACGGTCCTGCGCATCCGCGACCTCACGATCGACATCGGCCGTCCGCTGGTGAAGGGCGTCTCGCTCGAACTCGAGGCGGGTCGTGTCCAGGGGCTCGCGGGGGAATCCGGATCCGGCAAGACCCTCACCTCGCTCGCCGTGCTGGGGCTGCTGCCGCGGCAGGCGCGCACCGGGGGATCGATCCTGCTCGGGGACGAGGAACTCGTCGGCCTGCGTCGCCGCGCGCTCAACCGCGTGCGGGGCAAGCGGATCGCCATGGTGTTCCAGGATCCGTCCGCCTCGCTGCACCCGCAGCTTCCGGTCGGCCGTCAGCTCACCGATCACATGCGCGTGCACCTCGGGCTCACGGGCGCCGCCGCACGGGCGCGGGCGGTGGAGCTGCTCGAGACCGTGCAGGTGCCGAATCCCGCCGAGGCGCTGAAACGCTATCCGCATCAGTTCTCCGGCGGACAGCGCCAGCGCATCGCGATCGCGTGCGCCCTCGCGTGCGACCCCGAGGTGCTGCTGGCCGACGAGCCCACGACGGCCCTCGACGTCACGGTGCAGGCCGGCATCCTGAAGCTGCTGCGCGACCTCGCGGTCGAGCGGAACCTCGCGGTGCTGCTCGTGACGCATGACCTGGGCGTGATGAGCGCGATCGCCGACAGGGTGGCCGTCATGAAGGACGGGCGGATCGTCGAGCTCGCCGACCGGGAGACGCTCTTCCTCGATCCTCAGCACGACTACACGCGCATGCTGCTCGCGGCCCTGCCGGGCTCGCGGGTCGACGAGGCACCGGAACAGGAGTCCGCAGATGAGTGA
- the rpsF gene encoding 30S ribosomal protein S6, translating into MTHQYELMVILTPEIDERQVAPTLDKFLKVITNDGGSIENVDIWGKRRLAYEIQKKNEGIYAVVNFTATSAATQELDRQLKLNEQIMRTKVLRAEEAQAMIASEAKRSEEKAARKAAKAAKA; encoded by the coding sequence GTGACGCACCAGTACGAACTCATGGTCATTCTGACCCCCGAGATCGACGAGCGCCAGGTCGCCCCGACGCTCGACAAGTTCCTGAAGGTCATCACCAACGATGGTGGCTCTATCGAGAACGTCGACATTTGGGGCAAGCGCCGTCTCGCATACGAGATCCAGAAGAAGAACGAGGGCATCTACGCCGTCGTCAACTTCACCGCGACCAGCGCCGCCACGCAGGAGCTCGACCGTCAGCTGAAGCTGAACGAGCAGATCATGCGCACCAAGGTCCTCCGCGCTGAAGAGGCTCAGGCGATGATCGCTTCCGAGGCCAAGCGCAGCGAAGAGAAGGCTGCTCGCAAGGCCGCCAAGGCTGCGAAGGCCTGA